A part of Geothrix oryzae genomic DNA contains:
- the modA gene encoding molybdate ABC transporter substrate-binding protein gives MPLARSPLLRCLLLALSLATAGRAGDLVVSAAASLTDAFQELGRRHEARHPGTRVVLNTGGSDKLLQQILAGAPVDVFASADQAAMDRAVAQGAVNAASRATFAGNALVMIVPLGAQSPATPAELLRPQVRRVAIANPASVPAGRYAREALEALGLWRAVEAKAVFGQSVRQCLDYAARGEVDAAFVYATDAAIQTRKVRVVATVPTRTPITYPLAVATGTRQAEAARAFVALVLSPEGRAVLARFGFTAP, from the coding sequence ATGCCCCTTGCCCGATCCCCCCTGCTGCGCTGCCTCCTCCTCGCCCTGTCCCTGGCCACCGCCGGGCGGGCGGGCGATCTGGTGGTCTCCGCCGCCGCGAGCCTCACCGATGCCTTCCAGGAGCTGGGGCGGCGCCACGAGGCCCGGCATCCGGGCACCCGGGTCGTGCTCAACACCGGCGGCTCGGACAAGCTGCTGCAGCAGATTCTTGCCGGGGCTCCCGTGGATGTGTTCGCGTCTGCCGATCAGGCCGCCATGGACCGGGCCGTGGCCCAGGGGGCCGTGAACGCGGCTTCCCGCGCGACCTTTGCGGGGAACGCGCTGGTGATGATCGTCCCCCTCGGGGCGCAGAGCCCCGCCACCCCGGCAGAGCTGCTCCGGCCTCAGGTCCGCCGTGTGGCCATCGCCAACCCGGCCAGCGTGCCTGCGGGCCGCTATGCCCGGGAGGCCCTGGAAGCCCTGGGGCTGTGGCGGGCCGTCGAGGCCAAGGCCGTCTTCGGCCAGAGCGTCCGCCAGTGCCTGGACTACGCGGCCCGGGGCGAAGTGGATGCCGCCTTCGTCTACGCCACGGATGCCGCCATCCAGACTCGCAAGGTGCGGGTGGTCGCCACCGTGCCCACCCGCACCCCCATCACCTATCCCCTCGCCGTCGCGACGGGGACCCGCCAGGCCGAGGCCGCCCGCGCCTTCGTGGCCCTCGTGCTCTCGCCGGAAGGCCGGGCGGTCCTCGCCCGCTTCGGCTTCACCGCCCCCTGA
- a CDS encoding ATP-binding cassette domain-containing protein translates to MKLRVDIRGTLRGRERPFHLEVAFATSARSLVLSGPSGAGKSLTLRAVAGLLRPEAGCIQLGERTFFDSATGLHLPPQAREVGHLFQDYALFPHLTAAENVAFSFSRTWRRPSRAALAQALPWLDRLGLGGFAAAHPGQLSGGQRQRVALARALAAKPRLLLLDEPFSALDHRMRDRLRLELKDLAAQENLPLVVVSHDPGDAEAFGEHLVELEEGRVVSEETYRA, encoded by the coding sequence ATGAAGCTGCGCGTGGACATCCGCGGCACCCTGCGGGGTCGGGAGCGGCCCTTCCACCTGGAAGTGGCCTTCGCCACCTCAGCCCGGTCGCTGGTGCTGTCGGGCCCCTCAGGCGCCGGGAAGAGCCTCACCCTCCGGGCCGTCGCGGGCCTCCTGCGCCCGGAGGCCGGGTGCATCCAGCTGGGCGAGCGCACCTTCTTCGACAGCGCCACGGGGTTGCACCTCCCGCCCCAGGCCCGCGAAGTGGGCCACCTCTTCCAGGACTACGCGCTGTTTCCGCACCTCACGGCCGCCGAGAATGTGGCCTTCAGCTTCTCACGCACCTGGCGCCGCCCTTCCCGCGCCGCTCTGGCGCAGGCCCTGCCCTGGCTCGACCGCCTGGGTCTCGGGGGCTTCGCCGCGGCCCACCCGGGCCAGCTCTCCGGCGGCCAGCGCCAGCGCGTGGCCTTGGCCCGCGCCCTGGCTGCGAAGCCCCGCCTGCTGCTGCTGGACGAGCCCTTCTCCGCCCTCGACCACCGCATGCGGGACCGCCTGCGCCTCGAGCTGAAGGACCTGGCCGCCCAGGAGAACCTACCCCTGGTGGTGGTGAGCCACGATCCCGGCGACGCCGAGGCCTTCGGCGAGCACCTCGTCGAGCTTGAAGAGGGCCGCGTGGTCTCGGAGGAGACCTACCGGGCGTAG
- the gcvPB gene encoding aminomethyl-transferring glycine dehydrogenase subunit GcvPB encodes MFLRQREPLSFDRSVSGKRGMDLPKLDVPEAKDTRPAHLRRSGFDALPELSEVEVIRHFTRLSKWNYGVDDGIYPLGSCTMKHNPRLNEKVAGLPGFTDSHPMAPDALVQGNLEMIYTLQEWLKEITGLPGVTLQPSAGAAGELTGVMLIRAYHVSKGAKRRVILIPDSGHGTNPATAAMAGYEVVELPSLPDGTIAFDDVTDPVNGKVRKGLRTLVSELGTEIAGAMITNPNTVGVFEYRFKEVSDLLHSVGALVYMDGANMNALVGVARPGDFGVDVMHLNLHKTMSTPHGGGGPGAGPVCCGENLMPFLPVPVVVRDTVKVGEGEVPRHSYRWDWKRPQSIGKVHTFYGNFGILVRALTYCLSHGSDGLKEATLRAIVNANYIRARLKGAYALHIDSPSLHEVVFSDTLQAKHDVHTLDIAKRLIDHGYHPPTIYFPLIVPGALMIEPTESEDKGELDAFCDTMLAIAKEAETDAEALHQAPTLAPLRRMDETTAARKPVLRWAKG; translated from the coding sequence ATGTTTCTGCGTCAGCGCGAACCCCTCTCTTTCGATCGTTCCGTCTCCGGCAAGCGGGGCATGGATCTTCCCAAGCTCGATGTGCCCGAGGCCAAGGACACCCGTCCCGCCCACCTCAGGCGCAGCGGCTTCGACGCCCTGCCTGAGCTGAGCGAAGTGGAGGTCATCCGCCACTTCACGCGCCTCTCCAAGTGGAACTACGGCGTGGACGACGGCATCTACCCGCTGGGCTCCTGCACCATGAAGCACAACCCGCGGCTCAACGAGAAGGTCGCCGGCCTGCCGGGCTTCACGGACAGCCACCCCATGGCCCCCGATGCGCTGGTGCAGGGCAACCTGGAGATGATCTACACCCTCCAGGAATGGCTGAAGGAGATCACCGGCCTGCCCGGCGTCACCCTCCAGCCCAGCGCCGGCGCCGCCGGCGAGCTGACGGGCGTCATGCTCATCCGGGCCTACCATGTGTCCAAGGGCGCCAAGCGCCGCGTGATCCTCATCCCCGACAGCGGCCACGGCACCAACCCCGCCACCGCCGCCATGGCCGGGTATGAAGTGGTCGAGCTGCCCTCGCTGCCGGACGGCACCATCGCCTTCGACGATGTGACCGATCCCGTGAACGGCAAGGTCCGCAAGGGCCTCAGGACGCTCGTGAGCGAGCTCGGCACCGAGATCGCCGGCGCCATGATCACGAATCCCAATACCGTGGGCGTCTTCGAGTACCGCTTCAAGGAGGTCAGCGACCTCCTGCACAGCGTCGGCGCCCTGGTCTACATGGATGGCGCCAACATGAACGCCCTGGTGGGCGTGGCCCGCCCGGGCGATTTCGGCGTGGATGTCATGCACCTGAACCTCCACAAGACCATGTCCACGCCCCACGGCGGCGGCGGTCCCGGCGCCGGCCCCGTCTGCTGCGGCGAGAACCTGATGCCCTTCCTGCCCGTGCCCGTCGTGGTGCGCGACACCGTGAAGGTGGGCGAGGGCGAGGTGCCCAGGCACTCGTACCGCTGGGACTGGAAGCGGCCCCAGAGCATCGGCAAAGTGCACACCTTCTACGGCAACTTCGGCATCCTCGTCCGGGCGCTCACCTACTGCCTGAGCCACGGCTCCGACGGCCTGAAGGAGGCCACGCTCCGGGCCATCGTGAACGCCAACTACATCCGTGCCCGGCTCAAGGGCGCCTATGCCCTGCACATCGATTCCCCGAGCCTGCACGAGGTGGTCTTCAGCGACACGCTGCAGGCCAAGCACGATGTCCACACGCTCGACATCGCCAAGCGCCTCATCGACCACGGCTACCACCCGCCCACGATCTACTTCCCCCTGATCGTGCCCGGCGCGCTGATGATCGAGCCCACGGAAAGCGAAGACAAGGGCGAGCTGGACGCCTTCTGCGACACCATGCTCGCCATCGCGAAGGAGGCCGAGACCGACGCCGAGGCCCTGCACCAGGCGCCGACCCTCGCCCCCCTGCGCCGCATGGACGAGACCACTGCCGCCCGCAAGCCCGTGCTGCGGTGGGCCAAGGGCTGA
- a CDS encoding S41 family peptidase, with product MRPTPLLLLPVLAAGLAAAEPAPVSLTADRQAHLVAQIADLVRDEYAFPDLAAVAAEGLRRQAGTLVDSGSTDAKAFLARVNGALQALTRDKHLNARIRIPRFDVPTPSLGLHSVTRLEDGLGYLRVDRFFQAEESRAAFDAALDRLAGCRAMVIDLRENRGGGDANALLASYFLARRTLLNRLEWRRQEPMEAWAGPSTRPAFAEIPLYILVGGTTFSAGEALAYALQQQKRAVIVGETTKGGANPNRFFPLDHGLELSVSVGRTVNPLSGTNWEGTGVKPDVAVPAGEALEAVRRLWAGVARR from the coding sequence ATGCGCCCGACCCCCCTTCTGCTCTTGCCCGTCCTCGCGGCTGGACTCGCCGCGGCGGAACCCGCCCCCGTCTCCCTCACCGCGGACCGTCAGGCCCACCTGGTGGCTCAGATCGCCGACCTCGTCCGCGACGAATACGCGTTTCCCGACCTCGCCGCCGTCGCCGCCGAGGGCCTGCGGCGGCAGGCGGGAACCCTTGTGGACTCCGGCTCCACGGACGCGAAAGCCTTCCTGGCCCGGGTCAACGGAGCCCTGCAGGCGCTCACCCGCGACAAGCACCTGAACGCGCGGATCCGCATCCCCCGCTTCGATGTGCCGACCCCCAGCCTGGGCCTGCACTCGGTGACGCGTCTGGAGGACGGCCTGGGTTATCTGCGCGTAGACCGCTTCTTCCAGGCGGAGGAAAGCCGCGCCGCTTTCGATGCAGCCCTGGACCGGCTGGCGGGGTGTCGGGCCATGGTGATCGACCTGCGGGAGAACCGCGGCGGCGGTGACGCGAACGCCCTGCTGGCTTCCTACTTCCTGGCCCGGCGTACCCTCCTGAACCGGCTCGAGTGGCGCCGGCAGGAACCCATGGAGGCCTGGGCAGGCCCCTCCACCCGGCCTGCCTTTGCGGAAATCCCCCTCTACATCCTGGTGGGGGGGACGACCTTTTCCGCCGGAGAGGCTCTGGCCTATGCGCTGCAGCAGCAGAAGCGGGCCGTGATCGTGGGCGAGACCACCAAGGGCGGCGCCAATCCCAACCGCTTCTTCCCCCTGGACCACGGCCTGGAGCTCTCCGTCTCCGTGGGCCGCACGGTGAACCCCCTCAGCGGCACGAACTGGGAGGGCACAGGCGTGAAGCCGGATGTGGCCGTGCCCGCAGGAGAGGCCCTGGAGGCGGTGCGCCGCCTGTGGGCCGGGGTCGCGCGGCGATGA
- the modB gene encoding molybdate ABC transporter permease subunit, whose translation MDQAWIPLLLSLKVAGLATLLVLLAGTALGFLLARRPFPGREVLDALCTLPMVLPPTVLGYYLLVLLGRRGALGGFLDRTFGIQLIFTWQGAVIAASIVSFPLALKAARAAFEQVDPQYERAARTLGVSDLGVFFRVTLPLAWRGILAGTLLAFARALGEFGATLMVAGSIPGRTQTLSVAVYEAVQAGQDGLATTLVIVTSTTCLLVLLVAARLLRGHDARSAGREPWP comes from the coding sequence ATGGACCAGGCATGGATCCCCCTGCTGTTGTCCCTCAAGGTGGCGGGACTGGCCACGCTGCTGGTGCTGCTGGCGGGGACGGCCCTGGGCTTCCTCCTGGCCCGCCGTCCCTTCCCCGGACGGGAGGTGCTGGACGCCCTCTGCACGCTGCCCATGGTGCTGCCGCCCACGGTGCTCGGCTACTACCTCCTGGTGTTGCTCGGACGACGCGGGGCCCTGGGCGGATTCCTCGACCGCACCTTCGGGATCCAGCTCATCTTCACCTGGCAGGGCGCCGTGATCGCGGCCTCCATCGTCTCCTTCCCCCTGGCCCTCAAGGCCGCCCGCGCGGCCTTCGAGCAGGTGGATCCCCAGTACGAGCGGGCGGCCCGCACCCTGGGCGTGTCTGACCTGGGCGTGTTCTTCCGCGTCACCCTGCCCCTGGCCTGGCGCGGCATCCTGGCGGGCACCCTCCTGGCCTTCGCCCGGGCCCTCGGCGAATTCGGCGCCACCCTCATGGTGGCGGGCAGCATCCCCGGCCGCACACAGACGCTGTCCGTGGCGGTCTACGAGGCCGTACAGGCGGGCCAGGACGGCCTGGCGACCACGCTGGTGATCGTGACCTCCACCACCTGCCTGCTGGTCCTCCTCGTCGCGGCGCGGCTGCTCCGCGGCCACGATGCCCGCAGCGCGGGCCGGGAGCCCTGGCCATGA
- a CDS encoding winged helix-turn-helix domain-containing protein, whose protein sequence is MPKPAPSLDLRVRFYLGGEIALGPGKAHLLEAIQETGSIAAAGRLMGMSYRRAWLLVDTMNRCFREALVATEKGGATRGGATLTPLGIKVLARYRSLEAKAARAAAADLKALTALLSGQAGPRQPGL, encoded by the coding sequence ATGCCCAAGCCCGCCCCTTCCCTCGATCTCCGCGTCCGGTTCTACCTGGGCGGCGAGATCGCCCTGGGCCCTGGGAAGGCGCACCTGCTGGAGGCCATTCAGGAGACGGGCTCCATCGCCGCGGCGGGCCGCCTGATGGGCATGAGCTACCGCCGGGCCTGGCTGCTGGTGGACACCATGAACCGCTGCTTCCGGGAGGCCCTGGTCGCCACCGAGAAGGGCGGGGCGACCCGGGGCGGGGCCACGCTCACGCCGCTGGGGATCAAGGTCCTGGCGCGCTACCGCAGCCTGGAGGCCAAGGCTGCCCGGGCTGCCGCGGCGGACCTGAAGGCACTGACCGCCCTGCTGTCGGGGCAGGCCGGCCCGAGGCAGCCCGGCCTTTGA
- a CDS encoding ATP-binding protein, which yields MLQGEPRHQPDPPLDVPMVSFLSRIRIAAKLWLGYSIVAGILAGLALIQLGVLHDEENQALRIFEKRMVPVRQLKIVSDAYSIRILFAARQVRGGTLEPAEGLAQVRAARREAGEQWAAFKATARDQSNPEALARVDALSTYLMKDLDSLEQLLAEARLPALGRFVDDDLLPQILPLTSLISGLVQVQEDAAQRSVEAMSERAWRTRTWSYITILGGLVAALVLGYRIAHDLSGSIRRMVEQVRRAAEGDLEVRVHIGGRDELADMGRDLNRMIARLRDTIHALAEREASERAVLHSAQVAIIARDNDGTVRRFNPYAEKLLGFRAEDMVGQTGSPWVDPGEMEACAQVLSRQVGHPVTSESEVIRLLTEAGPDQREWTFLTRDGRRVPMLVALSTISGAQGERVGFLSIGSDLTERKVLEAELRASEARAQAANHAKSAFLSNMSHELRTPLNAILGYAQLMNRRTERGPEDRDQLGRILSAGEHLLSLINDVLSLSKIESGGLELRLGSFRTLALVESVVDLQRIRAEAKGLELKLEADPSLPAYLEGDEAKLRQVLVNLVGNAVKFTAKGTVTLSARYAAGRATFSVADTGAGISEEDQRQLFQPFFQAGSQAGNAEGTGLGLHISRSLVHLMGGEIALESRVGQGSRFTFSLPLPEGEPPLELEDRGQVVGLEPGQRKVSMMVVDDRLENRDLLARLLGSVGFQVYSAADGAEAVELWERHRPELLWMDLRMPRMSGFEALQVIRGKELEQNLPHTFVVAISASVIDLDRETLRKSGFDDFMGKPFRESQLFELAGRLLGLRFLTREPEAGLPSQAALLDSLHLQSATWRADLKEAVLIGDTEAALALVGQLGANPVAEGLRQLLKAYKLQELLDALNG from the coding sequence ATGCTGCAAGGCGAACCACGCCATCAGCCGGACCCACCCCTGGATGTGCCCATGGTCTCCTTCCTGAGTCGAATCCGGATCGCCGCCAAGCTCTGGCTCGGCTACAGCATTGTCGCGGGGATCCTGGCGGGGCTCGCCCTGATCCAGCTCGGCGTGCTGCATGACGAGGAGAACCAGGCCCTCCGGATCTTCGAGAAGCGCATGGTTCCGGTGCGCCAGCTGAAGATCGTGTCGGACGCCTACAGCATCCGCATCCTCTTCGCGGCCCGCCAGGTGCGGGGCGGGACTCTGGAACCCGCCGAAGGCCTGGCCCAGGTGCGGGCGGCGCGGAGGGAGGCCGGGGAGCAGTGGGCCGCGTTCAAGGCCACCGCCCGGGACCAGTCGAACCCGGAAGCGCTGGCCCGCGTGGATGCCCTCTCCACCTACCTGATGAAGGATCTGGATTCGCTGGAACAGCTCCTGGCAGAAGCCCGGTTGCCGGCCCTCGGGCGCTTTGTGGACGACGACCTGCTGCCGCAGATCCTGCCCCTCACGAGCCTCATCTCCGGCCTCGTCCAGGTTCAGGAGGATGCCGCCCAGCGCAGCGTGGAGGCCATGTCGGAGCGGGCCTGGCGGACCCGGACCTGGTCGTACATCACCATCCTCGGGGGGCTGGTCGCAGCTCTGGTGCTGGGCTATCGGATCGCCCACGACCTGTCCGGCAGCATCCGGCGGATGGTGGAGCAGGTGCGCCGCGCCGCGGAGGGCGACCTGGAGGTCCGGGTCCACATCGGCGGCCGGGACGAACTGGCGGACATGGGGCGGGACCTGAACCGCATGATCGCGCGGCTGAGGGACACCATCCACGCCCTGGCGGAGCGTGAAGCCAGCGAACGGGCGGTGCTTCACAGCGCCCAGGTGGCCATCATCGCCCGCGACAATGATGGCACCGTGCGGCGCTTCAATCCCTACGCGGAGAAGCTCCTGGGCTTCCGGGCCGAGGACATGGTCGGCCAGACGGGCTCCCCCTGGGTCGATCCGGGGGAGATGGAGGCCTGCGCCCAGGTGCTCTCCAGGCAGGTGGGCCATCCGGTGACCTCGGAATCCGAAGTGATCCGGCTGCTCACGGAGGCGGGGCCCGACCAGCGGGAGTGGACCTTCCTGACCCGGGATGGGCGGCGCGTGCCCATGCTGGTGGCCCTTTCGACCATCAGCGGGGCCCAGGGCGAGCGGGTGGGATTCCTGAGCATCGGCTCCGATCTGACGGAACGCAAAGTCCTGGAGGCCGAGCTCCGGGCCAGCGAAGCCCGCGCCCAGGCGGCGAACCACGCCAAGAGCGCCTTCCTGTCGAACATGAGCCACGAGCTCCGCACCCCCCTGAACGCCATCCTCGGTTACGCCCAGCTGATGAATCGTCGGACGGAGCGCGGCCCCGAGGACCGCGACCAGCTCGGGCGCATCCTGTCGGCCGGCGAGCACCTGCTGTCCCTGATCAACGATGTGCTGTCCCTCAGCAAGATCGAATCCGGGGGCCTGGAGCTGCGCCTGGGTTCCTTCCGGACCCTCGCCCTGGTGGAGAGCGTGGTGGACCTGCAGCGGATCCGGGCCGAGGCCAAGGGACTCGAGCTGAAGCTGGAGGCGGATCCCTCGCTCCCGGCCTACCTGGAGGGCGACGAGGCCAAGCTGCGCCAGGTCCTGGTGAACCTGGTGGGGAATGCGGTGAAGTTCACGGCGAAGGGAACGGTCACCCTGAGCGCCCGCTACGCGGCGGGCCGGGCCACCTTCAGCGTGGCGGACACCGGCGCGGGGATCAGCGAGGAGGATCAGCGTCAGCTGTTCCAGCCCTTCTTCCAGGCGGGGAGCCAGGCCGGGAACGCCGAGGGCACGGGGCTCGGCCTGCACATCAGCCGGTCCCTGGTGCACCTCATGGGCGGCGAGATCGCCCTGGAAAGCCGCGTGGGGCAGGGCAGCCGCTTCACCTTCAGCCTGCCCCTCCCCGAGGGGGAGCCGCCCCTGGAGCTGGAGGACCGCGGGCAGGTCGTCGGCCTGGAGCCAGGCCAGCGGAAGGTCTCGATGATGGTGGTGGACGACCGGCTGGAGAACCGGGATCTGCTGGCGCGGCTGCTCGGCTCCGTGGGGTTCCAGGTCTACAGCGCGGCCGACGGTGCCGAGGCGGTGGAACTCTGGGAGCGCCACCGGCCGGAGCTCCTCTGGATGGACCTCCGCATGCCCCGCATGAGCGGCTTCGAGGCGCTCCAGGTGATCCGGGGGAAGGAGCTGGAGCAGAACCTGCCCCACACCTTCGTCGTGGCGATCTCCGCCAGCGTCATCGACCTGGATCGCGAGACCCTGCGCAAGTCGGGGTTCGACGACTTCATGGGCAAGCCCTTCCGCGAGTCCCAGCTCTTCGAATTGGCAGGCCGCCTGCTCGGTCTCCGTTTCCTGACCCGGGAACCCGAGGCCGGGCTCCCCTCCCAGGCTGCCCTGCTGGACAGCCTGCATCTTCAGTCTGCGACCTGGCGCGCCGATCTGAAGGAAGCGGTGTTGATCGGAGACACCGAGGCCGCCCTGGCCCTGGTGGGCCAGTTGGGGGCCAATCCCGTCGCCGAGGGTCTGCGCCAGCTGCTCAAGGCCTACAAGCTCCAGGAACTGCTCGACGCACTGAACGGATGA
- a CDS encoding Lrp/AsnC family transcriptional regulator, translating to MPKPDLDDLDRRLLAELGADARLTQVALAARVGLSRSAVQERLKRLEREGVILGYTLRLGFEAKPGVRAYLLVRGSGPSHERALRMLEAFPEVRVADSVSGDIDLVLQLEAERLEDLNRIRDEVAKLPGIASTQTLLVMAPRFDRR from the coding sequence ATGCCCAAGCCCGACCTGGACGACCTGGACCGCCGCCTCCTCGCGGAGCTGGGCGCCGATGCCCGCCTCACCCAGGTGGCCTTGGCGGCCCGGGTGGGCCTCTCGCGGTCGGCCGTGCAGGAGCGCCTCAAGCGTCTGGAGCGCGAGGGCGTCATCCTCGGCTACACGCTGCGCCTGGGCTTCGAGGCGAAGCCCGGCGTGCGGGCCTACCTGCTGGTGCGCGGCAGCGGGCCCAGCCACGAGCGGGCCCTGCGCATGCTGGAGGCCTTTCCCGAGGTGCGGGTGGCCGACAGCGTGAGCGGGGACATCGACCTGGTGCTGCAGCTGGAGGCGGAGCGCCTGGAGGACCTCAACCGCATCCGCGACGAAGTGGCCAAGCTCCCCGGCATCGCCTCCACCCAGACCCTGCTGGTGATGGCGCCGCGCTTCGACCGGCGCTGA
- a CDS encoding S41 family peptidase, with product MRRALFVLPALVLTLAAQEAAAPAAPPVTADQRKAVVETLARELKARYVFPEVAEQTGAALKARAAQGAYDGAATAQAFAEALSRDLREVGRDGHFRVRFDPAFKPASDDDDKPPTRDEVAQMRQFSQRRGFGIAKVEQLPGNVGYLDIRGFGPTEFVGPAFSAALSLLSGTEALILDLRQNGGGDPESVAYLVSHFFEEGDTRHLNSIYNRPKNTTRQYWTTATVAPRYGKPVYVLTSARTFSGGEECAYDFQTQKRATLVGETTGGGANPGGAVLLGHGFNAFIPTGRAINPVTGTNWEHVGVKPDLAVPAAEALKAAHGAILRGILEKEKDPDYRKRLEGILARVEKGEPEPVRYAR from the coding sequence ATGCGTCGCGCTCTGTTCGTCCTGCCCGCTCTGGTCCTGACCCTCGCCGCCCAGGAGGCCGCCGCCCCCGCCGCGCCCCCGGTCACGGCCGACCAGCGGAAGGCCGTGGTGGAGACCCTCGCCAGGGAACTGAAGGCCCGCTATGTCTTCCCCGAAGTCGCCGAGCAGACCGGCGCCGCGCTGAAGGCCAGGGCGGCCCAGGGTGCCTACGATGGGGCGGCCACGGCCCAGGCCTTCGCCGAGGCCCTCTCCAGGGACCTTCGGGAGGTGGGCCGGGACGGCCACTTCCGGGTGCGCTTCGATCCGGCCTTCAAGCCCGCGAGCGACGACGACGACAAGCCGCCCACGCGCGACGAGGTGGCGCAGATGCGGCAGTTCTCCCAGCGGCGGGGCTTCGGCATCGCCAAGGTGGAGCAGCTGCCGGGCAATGTGGGCTACCTGGACATCCGGGGCTTCGGCCCCACGGAATTCGTGGGACCGGCCTTCTCCGCGGCCCTCTCGCTCCTATCGGGCACCGAGGCCCTCATCCTCGACCTGCGCCAGAACGGGGGCGGCGATCCCGAGAGCGTGGCCTACCTCGTGAGCCACTTCTTCGAGGAGGGCGACACGCGGCACCTCAACTCCATCTACAACCGGCCGAAGAACACGACGCGCCAGTACTGGACGACGGCGACCGTCGCTCCGCGCTACGGGAAGCCCGTCTATGTCCTCACCTCGGCCCGCACCTTCTCCGGCGGCGAGGAATGCGCCTACGACTTCCAGACCCAGAAGCGCGCGACCCTGGTGGGCGAAACCACGGGCGGCGGCGCCAACCCCGGTGGGGCGGTGCTCCTGGGCCACGGCTTCAATGCCTTCATCCCCACGGGCCGCGCCATCAATCCCGTCACCGGCACCAACTGGGAGCATGTGGGGGTGAAACCGGACCTGGCCGTGCCCGCCGCGGAGGCGCTGAAGGCGGCCCATGGGGCCATCCTCCGCGGCATCCTCGAGAAGGAGAAGGATCCCGACTACCGCAAGCGGCTGGAGGGCATCCTGGCCCGCGTGGAAAAGGGCGAGCCGGAACCCGTCCGCTACGCCCGGTAG
- a CDS encoding TolB family protein, which yields MIRAFPALPWVAGSPRRRAPRLVAGLLLAASLGCGGGGGGGTGTASAPPPLPPPTYDLVFDGRNGDGSHLLYQVRPEGGAPQVLGLGYGGTRPHARPDGRALVYASLPTDLVPAQLMLVDDLTQPAICLSTEAGVAEREVVWAPDGLRLAFHSQLEDPAGDIFTADLRGRSLENRRNLTPRQAGDPMISPDVTPAWSPDGTRLAFASYRQGSPALWLMNADGSGARQLTPTSSVSGDYFPTWSPDGRWIAFQRLTSESVQIGILPAAGGTPTFLPFAGKAYAPAWSPDGGWIAFSGLVDGEYDIHLQTPDGRGLRRIPRAGEDRGPSWIRRADP from the coding sequence ATGATCCGTGCCTTCCCGGCCCTTCCCTGGGTGGCAGGGAGCCCGCGCAGGCGGGCGCCGCGTCTCGTCGCGGGTCTGCTGCTCGCCGCATCCCTCGGCTGCGGGGGAGGCGGTGGAGGAGGCACTGGGACGGCTTCGGCGCCGCCTCCCCTCCCTCCGCCCACCTACGACCTGGTGTTCGACGGGCGGAACGGGGATGGGTCCCACCTGCTCTACCAGGTCCGGCCCGAGGGTGGCGCCCCCCAGGTGCTGGGCCTGGGGTACGGCGGCACGCGCCCCCACGCCCGCCCCGATGGCCGGGCCCTGGTGTACGCCAGCCTCCCCACGGACCTGGTTCCCGCCCAGCTCATGCTCGTGGACGACTTGACCCAGCCGGCGATCTGCCTCTCCACGGAAGCGGGCGTGGCCGAGCGGGAGGTGGTCTGGGCCCCGGATGGCCTGCGCCTCGCCTTCCACTCGCAGCTGGAGGATCCGGCCGGCGACATCTTCACGGCGGATCTGCGGGGCCGGAGCCTGGAGAACCGGCGCAACCTCACGCCGCGCCAGGCCGGCGACCCGATGATTTCGCCCGATGTCACGCCCGCCTGGTCGCCGGACGGCACGCGCCTCGCGTTCGCCTCGTACCGCCAGGGCAGCCCGGCCCTGTGGCTGATGAACGCCGACGGCAGCGGGGCCCGTCAGCTGACGCCCACCAGCAGCGTGTCGGGCGACTACTTCCCCACCTGGTCGCCGGATGGCCGCTGGATCGCCTTCCAGCGCCTCACGAGCGAGAGCGTCCAGATCGGCATCCTCCCGGCCGCGGGCGGAACGCCCACCTTCCTGCCCTTTGCGGGCAAGGCCTACGCGCCGGCCTGGTCCCCCGATGGTGGCTGGATCGCCTTCAGCGGCCTGGTGGACGGGGAGTACGACATCCACCTCCAGACGCCGGACGGCCGTGGCCTGCGGCGCATCCCGCGGGCCGGCGAGGACCGGGGCCCCAGCTGGATCCGGCGCGCGGACCCGTGA